A genomic segment from Salvia splendens isolate huo1 chromosome 13, SspV2, whole genome shotgun sequence encodes:
- the LOC121761750 gene encoding receptor-like protein 52 isoform X12 has product MKIAHLFPIYISLLTLCLCMCPSRAATSEAKGLMRWKFSLSSSASLKSWSLNNISNHCRWIGIRCNDEGSVSGIDLPNAELAGTLDLFHFTALLNLTTFNLNGNHLNGSVPAALGNLTSLRLLDLSTNRFSGVIPPEISRLTELRYLSFSENSMVGEIPYQIGNLRKVRFLDFGSNHFETPDWSRFPTFPFLTHLNLYYNELTSEFPHFITTCLNLTFLDLSQNYFTGRIPEILFSNLVKLEYLNLTSNSFQGPLSPKITNLSKLKDLRLTENLFSGKILDSVSLIPSLQNLEMYNNSFIGEIPPSVGLLTNLLTLALGMNRFNSSIPREIGLCNKLTYLDLSQNSLTGPLPPSLSNLGNLSRLQLSGNSLTGEILTSFITSWRKLILLLIGDNEFSGELPSEIGLLTNLDYLFLYNNSFSGSIPPEIGNLQKMRWLDLSTNNFSGPLPSTIGSLTNLEFLYLSFNKLNGPIPSTIGNRTNLLFLDLSSNKLNGDLPSSLCKLSNLQYLLLSNNTLEGRLPPQCFANFSGSLTIFHLNQNQFSSLIPSTFSKNCSLISINLGNNKFHGRLPKSLVNCRSLRGLDIRNNRLQDEFPFWMERLPKLKVLVLKSNKFDGNLSLPSPTKLPFPMLQVLDISHNAFVGSLPERYFMNFRAMIEENQREDTGSSYDEDDQYRRFVDMIVTLKGQDQLLNRLLDTFTTIDLSSNSFSGTIPPSIGNLKILKYLNLSHNSLTGHIPSSLGNMSQLESLDLSTNKLDGEIPSELTRLTFLAKLNLSMNNLIGQIPRSKQFYTFENDSYMRNLGLCGLPLTRKCNDENGPTINHANEKGNNLCFMQEVGISMAFGFIFGFWGVIGSFILKKSWRFAFFNFFDAVGDWLYVRSLLLLSKWRRT; this is encoded by the exons ATGAAAATAGCACACCTTTTTCCCATATATATTTCTCTCCTTACACTGTGTCTATGTATGTGCCCTTCAAGAGCAGCCACAAGTGAAGCAAAGGGTTTGATGAGATGGAAATTCAGCCTATCATCTTCTGCTTCTCTCAAGTCTTGGTCCCTCAATAACATCAGCAACCACTGCAGATGGATTGGCATTCGCTGCAACGACGAGGGATCTGTCTCTGGGATTGATCTCCCCAATGCAGAGCTTGCAGGGACATTGGACCTGTTCCATTTCACTGCATTGCTGAATCTCACCACTTTCAACCTCAACGGGAATCATCTCAACGGTTCCGTACCAGCTGCTCTTGGCAACCTCACTAGCCTCAGACTCTTGGACCTCTCCACCAATAGGTTTTCCGGCGTAATTCCACCAGAGATCAGCCGCTTGACAGAGCTTCGATACCTGAGCTTCTCCGAAAACTCTATGGTTGGAGAAATCCCATATCAGATTGGCAATCTGAGGAAGGTGCGCTTCTTGGATTTCGGCTCCAATCACTTTGAAACTCCTGACTGGTCTAGATTTCCCACTTTCCCTTTCCTAACTCACCTTAATCTCTATTACAATGAACTCACCTCAGAATTCCCACACTTCATAACCACTTGTCTCAACCTTACTTTTCTTGATTTGTCTCAAAACTACTTCACAGGCCGAATTCCTGAAATTTTGTTCAGCAATTTGGTCAAACTTGAATATCTTAACCTCACCAGCAATAGTTTTCAAGGCCCCTTGTCACCAAAAATCACTAACCTCTCCAAGTTGAAGGATCTTCGCCTCACTGAAAACCTCTTCTCTGGCAAGATTCTTGATTCAGTAAGCCTTATTCCAAGCCTGCAAAATCTAGAGATGTACAATAATTCGTTTATAGGAGAAATCCCTCCTTCTGTAGGCCTACTCACGAATCTACTAACTCTAGCCCTTGGAATGAACAGATTCAATTCCTCCATTCCCCGAGAGATCGGCCTGTGTAACAAGCTGACCTACTTAGATTTATCCCAGAATTCACTCACGGGGCCATTGCCGCCATCCTTGTCAAATTTGGGCAATTTATCTCGGTTGCAACTATCTGGCAATAGCCTGACTGGTGAAATATTAACCTCTTTCATCACGAGTTGGAGAAAACTAATATTGTTATTAATTGGAGACAATGAATTCAGTGGGGAACTTCCATCAGAAATAGGCTTGCTCACAAACCTCGACTATCTGTTTCTCTATAATAACTCGTTTTCAGGCAGCATCCCACCAGAGATAGGAAACCTACAAAAAATGAGGTGGCTGGACCTTTCAACCAATAACTTTTCAG GTCCATTACCATCCACCATTGGGAGTCTTACAAATCTGGAGTTCTTATATCTCTCTTTCAACAAATTAAATG GTCCAATACCATCCACCATTGGAAATCGTACAAATCTGTTGTTCTTAGATCTCTCTTCCAACAAATTAAATGGTGATCTCCCATCGTCCCTCTGCAAGTTGTCAAATCTTCAGTATCTTCTTCTCTCAAATAATACTTTGGAAGGAAGACTGCCACCACAGTGCTTTGCGAACTTCAGCGGATCTTTGACTATCTTTCATCTAAACCAAAATCAATTTAGTAGCCTCATACCATCTACCTTTTCTAAGAATTGTAGTCTTATTTCCATCAATTTGGGTAATAACAAATTCCATGGACGATTACCTAAATCCTTAGTCAATTGCCGAAGTCTAAGGGGTCTCGACATTAGAAATAATAGATTACAAGATGAATTTCCCTTTTGGATGGAACGCCTTCCCAAGCTTAAAGTGCTAGTGTTGAAGTCTAACAAGTTTGATGGCAACTTATCACTTCCTTCGCCTACCAAACTTCCATTTCCTATGTTACAAGTTCTAGATATATCTCATAATGCATTTGTAGGCTCTCTACCTGAAAGATATTTCATGAATTTCAGAGCAATGATAGAGGAAAACCAAAGAGAGGACACAGGGAGTTCCTACGACGAAGATGACCAGTATCGAAGATTTGTGGATATGATAGTCACTTTGAAAGGTCAGGATCAGTTGTTGAATAGACTACTTGATACCTTCACAACAATTGATTTATCCTCCAATAGTTTCTCCGGAACTATTCCACCTTCCATAGGAAATCTTAAGATTCTCAAATACTTGAACCTATCCCACAATAGCCTCACAGGACATATACCTTCATCTCTTGGAAACATGAGCCAACTAGAATCGTTGGATttgtcaacaaacaaattggaTGGAGAAATTCCAAGTGAATTGACAAGGTTGACATTTCTTGCGAAATTAAACCTTTCAATGAACAATCTTATTGGGCAAATACCACGATCTAAGCAGTTCTACACATTTGAGAATGATTCATATATGAGAAACTTGGGATTGTGTGGACTTCCGTTGACGAGAAAATGCAATGATGAGAATGGGCCAACGATAAACCACGCAAATGAAAAAGGCAACAACCTATGTTTTATGCAAGAAGTTGGCATATCAATGGCCTTTGGTTTTATTTTCGGATTCTGGGGAGTTATTGGTTCTTTCATACTAAAGAAATCATGGAGATTTGCATTCTTCAACTTCTTTGATGCTGTTGGAGATTGGCTCTACGTTAGGAGTCTTTTGCTTTTATCCAAATGGagacggacctaa